The following proteins are encoded in a genomic region of Diabrotica virgifera virgifera chromosome 1, PGI_DIABVI_V3a:
- the LOC126879034 gene encoding zinc finger MYM-type protein 1-like, producing MDFSMSKRNFGEQHRYAGKQIFYKRLVNGEVVRRDWAIYSESTGNLSFDRAFCLYCVLFGNKKNQFKTGFSLWNTSKERLDEHERSNDHIDNLMTRLLKQGRVDVELEKEISTAKEYWVKVLERIISVIKFLATRELAFRGTHERIGEKRNGNYLGLLELLSEYDPFLKDHINTRANLGKGKTSYLSKDICNELLNILSNRVIDEIVRQIKANKYYSISVDSTPDITHHDQLTVILRYCDNKGNPVERFVGFYKNTGHSSQQLEETVIGMLESLKLDIKNCRDQSYDNASNMSGKYSGLQARIKAYNDLALFVPCAAHSLNLVVQNAADCCLEATSFFMLVQTIYNFFSVSTHRWELLSRAIKDSAESGQTLLPKRVNTTRWSSRFDAVKALKSNYGLIKTCLIGISTDINEKNIVRVEAASLSEKLDLLENGIILSFWLDVLQRVNEVNKSVQKENMDLSTTAHLLSSLADYFDFLRDRFDHYEALGMLLTGNENYAEKRIIKKKLQLGEMNSEVSLSQKEKIRTQCYVCIIDNLKSEIIRRSDSYKSCSRAFEFLFKLKATEDEDIFRSATELQQNYKEDLDEYFPQECVHLNQLLTSLPQLKIDTPLELVQALYKNKLISSFPNVNICLRIFFSIMVANASGERSLSTLKRVKTYLRNAISQENLKSLAVLSINEDLLNELNITDIIENFASVKSRKQAFQ from the coding sequence ATGGACTTTTcaatgtcaaaaagaaatttcGGGGAACAACACAGGTATGCCGGTAAGCAAATATTTTATAAAAGACTTGTTAATGGAGAAGTGGTTCGCCGCGATTGGGCAATTTACTCGGAGAGCACTGGCAATTTGTCTTTTGACAGAGCATTTTGtctttattgtgtattatttggaAATAAAAAGAACCAATTTAAAACAGGATTTTCATTATGGAATACAAGTAAGGAAAGATTAGACGAACATGAAAGATCCAATGATCATATAGATAATCTGATGACTCGCTTATTAAAGCAAGGAAGAGTTGATGTAGAACTCGAAAAGGAAATTAGCACTGCGAAAGAATATTGGGTGAAAGTACTAGAAAGAATCATAAGTGTAATAAAGTTTCTGGCTACCAGGGAATTGGCATTTAGAGGTACTCATGAAAGAATTGGCGAAAAACGGAATGGAAACTACTTAGGTTTACTGGAACTATTGTCAGAATATGATCCATTTTTGAAAGATCATATTAATACACGAGCAAATTTAGGTAAGGGCAAAACGTCATATCTATCAAAAGATATATGTAACGAATTACTGAATATTTTATCCAATCGAGTCATTGATGAAATTGTTAGACAAATTAAGGCAAACAAATACTATTCTATAAGTGTAGATTCAACACCTGACATAACACACCATGACCAACTTACAGTGATTTTGAGATATTGTGACAATAAAGGGAATCCCGTGGAAAGATTCGTGGGATTTTATAAAAACACTGGGCATAGCTCACAACAACTTGAGGAAACAGTTATTGGGATGTTAGAGTCTTTGAAATTAGATATTAAGAACTGTAGAGACCAGTCTTACGACAATGCCAGTAATATGAGTGGAAAGTATTCTGGTTTGCAAGCACGTATTAAAGCTTACAATGATTTAGCTCTCTTTGTTCCGTGTGCTGCTCACTCTTTAAATTTGGTTGTCCAAAATGCAGCAGATTGTTGTTTGGAAGCAACATCTTTTTTTATGTTGGTACAAACTATCTACAATTTTTTCTCCGTGTCTACACATAGGTGGGAGTTATTGTCTCGTGCAATAAAGGATTCGGCTGAGTCGGGGCAGACACTGTTACCTAAGAGAGTGAATACAACCCGTTGGTCTTCTCGTTTTGATgccgtaaaagcgttaaaaagcaaTTACGGTTTGATTAAAACATGTTTGATTGGAATATCAACGGATATAAATGAGAAAAACATAGTAAGAGTTGAAGCAGCTTCTCTATCGGAAAAACTTGATTTGTTGGAAAACGGAATAATTTTATCATTTTGGCTTGACGTTTTACAAAGGGTTAATGAAGTGAATAAATCAGTACAAAAGGAAAATATGGATTTAAGCACAACCGCTCATCTGTTATCATCTTTAGCAGATTACTTTGATTTCTTACGTGATCGTTTTGATCACTACGAGGCCTTAGGAATGTTGTTAACAGGGAACGAAAATTATGCTGAGAAGaggattatcaaaaaaaaattgcaattagGAGAAATGAATTCGGAGGTAAGCTTAAGCCAAAAAGAAAAAATTCGAACACAATGTTATGTTTGTATAATAGACAATCTTAAGTCGGAGATTATTCGCCGATCTGATAGTTATAAATCTTGTTCAAGAGCATTTGAATTTTTGTTTAAACTAAAAGCTACGGAAGATGAAGATATTTTCAGATCGGCAACCGAATTACAACAAAACTACAAGGAGGATTTGGACGAGTATTTTCCCCAAGAATGTGTTCATTTAAATCAATTGTTAACGTCTCTTCCCCAATTAAAAATAGACACTCCTTTAGAATTGGTACAGGctttatacaaaaataaattaatatcttCATTTCCAAACGTTAATATTTGCCTGCGTATTTTTTTCTCCATAATGGTCGCAAATGCAAGTGGCGAACGCTCTCTTTCGACACTAAAAAGGGTAAAGACCTACTTAAGAAATGCAATTTCCCAAGAAAATTTGAAGTCCTTAGCAGTCTTATCCATTAACGAGGACCTGCTAAATGAATTAAATATAACTGATATCATCGAAAACTTCGCTTCAGTAAAATCAAGAAAACAAGCTTTTCAATAG